Genomic DNA from Candidatus Binataceae bacterium:
CGCGGCGCCCTGTAGCCGGTAGCGAGGCAGATCACAACTATCTTGTAACTCCCGAAAATGTCGTAAAAGGTCAGCACCTTTGGAATGACAGCCAGCCCTGAGGCTTTTTCGTAGGCCGCGAAGAATTCCTCTCTCGGCATAAACCCGCCCGCGAGAAACGTTTCGTGATCTTCAGCCATATGACCCAGAAGCCGATTTGTCGCCCATGCCAGATCGGCGTGACGGTCTCCCAGGTAAGCCATTTCCCAATCGAGCCATGCGGAAATCTTTGTGTCGTGTTCGGTGAAAAGGAAATTGCCGGTACGATAGTCGCCATGCACTACCGAGATATGGTCAACAGGTGGCATGTTGCCCCGAAGCCACGACATCGCAAGCCGCATCAAGGGAATGTCTTCGTTGGCATCTTCTTCCCACACTCGTTCCCAATGGTTGAGTTCCCATTCGACGGCCTCGACACTTGGAGCAGGCTTATCAAACGCACTTAGGTTCGCCCTGTGCTTTTGACAATGCAGCATGGCCCATTTTGATGCTCAGATTTGGCCCACCCTCCGGGTTGTCAGCGAGCAGCTATAGCCATTTTGATTCCTAGTTGCTGGTCAGGGGGAGTGCGAGGGGGACCGCCCCCTCGCCGCTCCGTTGAACTCATTCGGTGGTCTCCGGGGCTCGGGGTTTGCGTCGCTCCGCGGTTCTGCGGAAGCGGTACGATTCGGTTCCGGTCTCGATGATTTGGGCCCGATCAGTGATGCGATCGAGCAGCGCTTTACAGAGCCGGGCATTGGGAATCACCTGGGTCCATTCCGAGAAGGGCAGATTGGTCGTGACGATGACCGCCGCCTTCTCGGCGCGCTCGGCAATCACCTGGAACAGGAACTCAGCGCCAACTTCGGCCAGCGGCACATAGCCAACTTCATCGAGTGCGATCAGATCGTAACGAGCCCAGCGCGCCAGCGTGCGCCCGAGCTGCAACTGATGCTTAGCCTCGACCAGCTCATTGATCAGCGCTGCAGCGGTAGTGAAGCGAACGCGGCGCTTCTGGCGGCAAGCGGCTACCGCGAGTCCCGTGAGTAGATGGGTTTTGCCCGTCCCGCTATCACCGATAAAGATGATCGGCTCAGCTCGGGCGATATAATCGCCCTTGGCGAGTTCATGGATCTGCTGCGCCGAGATCCTAGGGCACTTGGCGAACTCGAACTCCTCCAGAGTTTTCATCCGCGGTAATCGAGCTTCGTGGATGCGCCGTTCGATCAGCCGTTGTTCGCGATCCTCGAGTTCAGCCTGGAGCAGGGCTTCGAGATAACCGAGATGCGTGCGGCGTTCGCGCACCGCTTGTTCTGCGAGTTGCGTGCACTGCGCGGCGATACTCGGCAGATGCAGCACCTTGCACTGCTGGTGGATAGTGGCGGCTTCCAACGCTGTGCGCTCTGCGTTCATGATGCCGCCCTCTGGCCAAGCAATGCATCGTAATCGGCTAGCGAAGGCTGCGGCCGCTCGTAGCGCGAGAGCGTGCCGCCCAACTCGATAATCGTACTGCGCGCACGAGCGAGATCGGCAGCCTCGGTCAGATGCCGGATCGCCGCCGCATCCGAACATCCAAGCGCGAGCGCTTCTTCGACCGCCGCGCGCAGCCGCCGATGCCCATGCGGCCTTATCAGACTCAGGACCTGGATCATCAGGCGCGTGCCGCTCTGCCGGCCGTGCCGGCTGACTAATTCGGCGAGCAAACGATCATAACTCTCAGGCCACAGCCCGCGTTGCCGCCACGCCGCCAGCGGCTTCGATCCGATAAGCGCTCCCGGCTTACGCTCCAGCACATCGAGATAGTGTTCGAGATCGAGCACTTGCTGATGGCGCTCGTAACAACGCTCGTGGCGGGCGACGCAGCGCCCTTCGTGCCAGATCTCGACGCAACTCGGATAGAGCCGGACCTCGACCGTCCGCCCCACATCAAGCGGAACGGAATACAAGTTGGTTCGCACCCTGACGCAGCCCAGCCCATCCACCTTCGGGAAAGAGATATCGGCGAGGTCAAAGCCGTGCTCGGCAAGCGGCAGCAGATGCGCACGTTCTTCGATCATCAGCGCGCCTACCGGCCGGCTCCGCCCGGCGATCTGACGGCATTCGTCGGCGCGACACGCGGCCAGTAACTGGAGGTTGAGATCTTCGAGATCGCGCGCTTTGGGCAGCGGCACCCAGTGATTGCGCCGGAAGTAGCCGGCCTCGCCCTCGATGCCACCTTTTTCGTGCGCCTCGTACGGCGAGCAGAACTCGCTGCTGAAGCGCCAGTGCGAGCGGAACGCGATGAAACGCGCGGTCTCCTCGCGCCGATAGCCGCGCAGGATCTTCTTCACCGCGGCCTTCAAGTTGTCGTACCGCAGGATCGCGAAGACGCCCTGATAATAGTTGAATGCGTGCTCGTGAGCTTCGAGGAAGGCCTGCTGGGTGGCGTGATGATACGCGCGGTGGAAGGCCGCGCCGCTCGCCATGCTGCGCATCGTAAACACTTGCAGCGGTACTTGTGTGCCGCTCAGTTCCGCCCACGCCTCATACCAGTCAACCTGGGCTTCCTCTCCGAGTTGGTAACTCTGCGGCACACAGGTCACTCGCGATGACCAACCCAGCTCCGCCTTACGCTCACGTACATACTGCCTAACCGTAGCTTCCGCGGCCTGGTGCTCGGGTCGCTCGGCTACAATCCGCTGCCAGATGCGATGCGCGGTGTGTCGCTGTTTACGTGGTGCCCTGCGGTCGGCTTCGAGGATGGCATCGATGAACGCGATCAACGGTCCCATCACCGGTCGAACGCGC
This window encodes:
- a CDS encoding phosphotransferase family protein; its protein translation is MLHCQKHRANLSAFDKPAPSVEAVEWELNHWERVWEEDANEDIPLMRLAMSWLRGNMPPVDHISVVHGDYRTGNFLFTEHDTKISAWLDWEMAYLGDRHADLAWATNRLLGHMAEDHETFLAGGFMPREEFFAAYEKASGLAVIPKVLTFYDIFGSYKIVVICLATGYRAPRNGKTHQDVLLGAPEILHTRHRRHPAVANPDEGVQLRLPPSFPNRRSSMGRPDL
- the istB gene encoding IS21-like element helper ATPase IstB; the protein is MNAERTALEAATIHQQCKVLHLPSIAAQCTQLAEQAVRERRTHLGYLEALLQAELEDREQRLIERRIHEARLPRMKTLEEFEFAKCPRISAQQIHELAKGDYIARAEPIIFIGDSGTGKTHLLTGLAVAACRQKRRVRFTTAAALINELVEAKHQLQLGRTLARWARYDLIALDEVGYVPLAEVGAEFLFQVIAERAEKAAVIVTTNLPFSEWTQVIPNARLCKALLDRITDRAQIIETGTESYRFRRTAERRKPRAPETTE
- the istA gene encoding IS21 family transposase, whose product is MERRAKVELFELIRREYEFGVGSIKGVAAKFGVHRRMVRQALLSAEPPERKPVERVRPVMGPLIAFIDAILEADRRAPRKQRHTAHRIWQRIVAERPEHQAAEATVRQYVRERKAELGWSSRVTCVPQSYQLGEEAQVDWYEAWAELSGTQVPLQVFTMRSMASGAAFHRAYHHATQQAFLEAHEHAFNYYQGVFAILRYDNLKAAVKKILRGYRREETARFIAFRSHWRFSSEFCSPYEAHEKGGIEGEAGYFRRNHWVPLPKARDLEDLNLQLLAACRADECRQIAGRSRPVGALMIEERAHLLPLAEHGFDLADISFPKVDGLGCVRVRTNLYSVPLDVGRTVEVRLYPSCVEIWHEGRCVARHERCYERHQQVLDLEHYLDVLERKPGALIGSKPLAAWRQRGLWPESYDRLLAELVSRHGRQSGTRLMIQVLSLIRPHGHRRLRAAVEEALALGCSDAAAIRHLTEAADLARARSTIIELGGTLSRYERPQPSLADYDALLGQRAAS